The Papaver somniferum cultivar HN1 chromosome 6, ASM357369v1, whole genome shotgun sequence genome segment TGGTGCAGAGGAGGTGATTTCAACACTATTAGAAAATGTGATGAAAATAAGAATTGCACTAAGATTACGAGTATGAACCAATTTAATAATTTCAATGAGCAACATTATCTCATTGATATTCTCTTAAGGGTACAAGGTACTCTTGGTCTAATGGACAATCTAATCATGTCATGTGCAAACTTGATAGATTCCTTATTTCCCCTTCCTTTGTGACTCACTTTCCTTTCATCTCCCAACTTGCAAAAGCCAGACCCACTTTTGACCGCATACCCCTCTTACTTGACATCTATGATCCTTCTTGGGGTCCTAGTCCTTTTAGATTTGAAGCAATGTGGGTTTAGAGCATGGATTCTTACAATTACTATAAGAGTGGTGCGCTCTTTTGATTTTGCAGGTACCCCTAGTACAATACTTTGGTTAAAGTTGAAAGCACACAAGGAGAATCTAAGGATATGGAACAAGAAAGTGTTCAGACACACCAATACCAAGCTAAATGAGATCTTGTCAGATATTCAAGAAACTTACAATTAGGCTGAAAATAACATTCAAACTGATGAGAAGGTCAACAACAAGATGTCTTTCATGGCTGAGTTTGAAAAGATAACGCATATGGAGGAAATCACTTGGAAGATTAAGTCAAAAACAAAGTGGCTTTAAAAAAGTGATAGAAACACTTCTTTTTTCGTGAGAAATGCAATTGCCAGGAGAAGACACAATAAATTTAAACAACTTTATATAAATGAAGATCTTGTTTCTGACAGAATAAAACTTCAAAAGCATACTATTGATTATTACAACTCCCTGTTCACTTAAGAAGAGATGATTAGGCCTGAACTTGAAGGAATTGAATTTGATAAGATCAAAATCTGTTGAAAGTGAAATTCTAGAAGCTAATTTTACCGAAGCCGAAATTCTACAAGCAATGCAAGACCTTGGCAGTGACAATGCACTTGATCCAAATGGTTTCCCAATAATTTTCTTTAGTAAatgttggaatttcataaaatctGACATCTTGAATACCATTGATGAATTTTTCTCCACATGTTATATTGATGCTAAGCATAACTCTACCTTCATAACTATAGTCCAAAGAAAGTCTACATGGAGATAATCAAAGATTGCGGCCCATCTATATCTTGATTAGTATGTATAAAATCATATCAAACTGGTGATGGATAAGCTCATTTCTGCGTTGTAATTTGCATACATTGAAAGCAGGAGAATCATTGATGGTACGTTGATTGCCAATGAGCTAGTTGACTCCAGAATCAGATGTGGAAATGCTCGTATTATCTGCAAAATTGACATAGAAAATGCTTTTGACAAGATTAATTAGAAGTACATGGAATTTTGTATGAACCAAATGGGATTTGTCAACAAACTATGTGGCTCAGGTTCTGTTACTCAACTTCAACCTTCTTTGTGCTCATAAATGAATCTTCTTTTGGATACTTCAACAGCATCAGGGGTGTCAAACAAGGATGTCCAGTTTTACCTCTTTTATTCAATATTTCGATAGAGGGTTTCTCAAGGTACATGAACGGAGCTGCTAATCTGCAACTATTTAGTTGTTTTTCTGTCTCATCCTCTAGTCTTATCATAAATCACCTTCATTATGCCTATGATACCATATTTTTCATCGATCACAACAAAGAAGAACTGCACAAATTATTTTCAGCACTACAGTGTTTTGAGtattgatgtgattttaattgttgttgtaaagtggtaagaaaagtatcgttcactcagacttgtagATATTCGATTTTTATTCAAAATCAATAAAAAGCACTAAGACTCATGATttcaccattgaccaattaagtgatttaatctaatcaatattcatgcaattctttgcgttaaagtgattctaatttattgcctctagtagatttttgaagtaacaattgtatacatcaagcatgaaacatcaaaagtcttaaactaagcatgctccatcaaaacagaTCACAATCatccaataaaaatcaattttccaatattagttccatgcgaataatcataaaagaaattacaagaattaattaaaatagaaatataccacttttcatggaacaatggattCCTTCGTCGCctcagctaaggggtttagctcctcatattattcacgtgctccaAATAggtattcatagctcaaaagggtgaaaaacaagaaaaaagcaATAAAGCATACAGTTTGCAACGTTTTATAggcgttacaaactgactgttacagagaattGTTGCAATATGAACTGTTACAGGAAGCGATATAAGAGGTATGTTGTAATAAAAGACTGTTGTAAAGGGTCTAGGAGATATGGAACCTCCTTCAGAGAGAGATATTTGTCTCCATATTGACTGCTATAATAAAAGACTGTTGTAAAGTAGCATTCCGAGGTACAGAATCCCGAGAAACTCTGTTTCCCTGTATAACCGAGACCCCATGATAATCTTCCTTTTTTCGATTATAACACGCATAGTATCCTTTTTAATCCCAACAGTGACGTATCTATCCAATCAAATGAGAAAGTCCGAGTAAATCTCGCTCCAAATCCAGCCAAACAAATCCGAGTACTCTCCGGCCCTGTTTGATCGAGATTATATAAAATCTTCCCTTTTTTACGCTTGTAAAGtcgttaccatccctgtttgacaGTAACAGGGTGATATCAATCGTAACCCGACAAGAACTCCGACTATATTTCTCCCAAATCAAATTCAGGAACCTTCACAGCTGAAGCtttctttcccgccaaattcgtcttttgaaatcttgaagatgacctccccttatcctcaGATGGGGTGCGAATAATAGGTGGGTGGCCCTTGAgaattggggtgccccttatcgaaAATGGGAGTCCCTTTAGTAGACATCCTCAAGAGGttcctttagcaacttttcgagccgaattttccaaaaatatttatttcccaaaaatacctacaaatacacaaaacaccataataagtacaaaaatgcgtgataacaatatagaaaatcgagatgaaaatagacacataaatgcgtctatcaagtatATTGCAGGTCTGAAGGTCGATACCTCTAAAACAAGATTAATATTTGTTGGTGATGTTCCAGAAATAGATACTTACGTTACTGAGTCTGGTTGTACAACAGACAATCTTCCCTTCATGTACCTCGAAATGCTACTTGGTGCAAAGTCCACATCCCATAAAATATGGAATCTAATCATTGAGAAGTTTGATGAAAGACTGTCAATATGGAGACAAATATATCTCTCTAAAGGAGGTAAATTAGCTCTTCTAAAATGCATTTGCAGCTCACTACCAATGTATTACTTCTCTATGTTTAGGCACCTACTTCAGTCATAAAAATTCTAGAGAAAAAGATGAGGAACTTTCTCTGGGAATATAATGCTGGATCAAATTTTTTTCATCTTATCAATTGGGGTGTAGTTTGTACTGACAAAGAAATAGGTGGGCATGGTGTTTATAATTTAAAGCTAATGAACCTATCAATGCTTGCTAAATGGTGTTGAGGATTTGATCTTGAAAAAAACGGGTTATGGTATAAAATTATTGCAGATAGATATGGAGATGACTTCTCTTTTTGGGTTTTGGACAAGGTCAAAATATCTCATGATAACTCTTGCTGGAAGACCGTTGCTGAGTCTGCTAATTTGGTGAGTGTCAATTCAACTATAAATCATCATCCACTCTGGTAGCAAAACATCTTTTTGGAATGATATTTGGGTAGGAAACACATCAATAGCATCCATATTTCCTTCGTTGTATAAGATATCAAGAACAAAGTATGCAAAGATAACATGGTTTCTCCATAGGGAACCTGGATATTTGAGTCTAAACAACATCTCTCTGACACCGAAACAAATCGTTTTGTTGAACTTCTTCTTGATATTAGTAACTATCCTCCTGCTTTAGACCTGTTACCTGACACAAGAAGATGGACTTTGCTTAACAATGGTACTTTTACAGTCCATTCTCTATATTTGAAATTGGTGTCGAATTTTGGTGAAGAAGATTTTCCTTAATCTTTTATCTGAAAGAAACCAATCCCTCTAAAAGTTAACTTCTTGGTCTGGTGTGTAGTACACAGAAAACTCAATACCATCGATATCATGCAGCAAAAAGGTATAAATACGGATAATTCTCGTGTCCTCTATGGAGATGGTATCGAATCAAGTGAACACTTCTTTTGCACTAGAAAATAGCTCATACTGTCTGGTCTTTTGTCATTCTAAGAAATATTTGGTCTTGGGTAGTTCCAATGAACATGAGAATGCTTGCTCATGATTGGCACCATAAGAATTTCTCTAATTTAGGAAACAATATACGGAGTCTGATCCAAGATGCAGTTGTATCTACACTTTGGAAGGAGACAATCAACCGGAATTTTGAGTGGAATTATTCCTTCAAAACGGACCCAGATTTATGTAATGATGTAAAATGTTTGGTCTTAGCTTGGGCCAATGCTGCAGGCGGAAGAGTGCATTTGAAATTTGCGAGTTCAGTCCTCAATAACTTGGAAGCTATTTTTCAGTAATTTTGTAATTTTCCTTTCCTCTTAGTTGCTTTACTTTTAGTTGAGCGCCTGTACATTCTTTCTATCTATTAAATTCTTCTCTTTTtatcaagaaaataaataatattaccagttctattaatatgaaaatgatatTTTGGAGCTAGAAACAAGATAGAAACAAGTAAACCAATAACAATTTAGTAGAACCcgaggttctctttagaagataccacaacacgattgatacgattcgatattttaaaacaccggtttgattatcctttagatgtgaatcaaggttttggaaatcttgtgtttgttttgataaaaacaattactagataaaagtaatatcaaaaacaaacttgtagattagggattattatactcttcaataaaggaagaaaaacctaataactctacaacaagaacaactagaataaatctagagatatcttgtttaatacttctcaaggatttttacgagatgcctcaatataagtttttctttctagtctccgatttcgactaacaagtattggtatacgatcggaaactgaaatctaccaAAACCTAGAAAAAACTATAGGAGAATAAAAAGGTGAGATCTAAAACATGCAAAAggtagggttgtcaatgggtacccgTTACCCGGAACGGGAACCGAACCCGCTAGATTCGGGTCCGGTTCTggatcctaaagttggacccattagcaacttaggacccgtTAACATCGGGTACTCGCGGGTAATGAGTACCCGGTTATTTATCCCTTTGTTcatctttttagcaaaattataggtATTTTGCTATTTTCGgtttcttacatttaatctttatttagtacattaataaaaaatagtaataaatttttataaaaataatttagattcaagttaaaaaGAGATAGAAATTAAGTTTTTAAGATTTTCTTTATAGCTTTTTTAATACCCAACGGGTATCCGGAATCGACGGATACCCGTGATTTTAAACAGGTCCAGATAtggtccacaaatttaggaaccggactcGACCTTTATAaatagggtccgggtctagtgatacctgGGAGGACCCGAACCCATTGATAGTCTAGAAAAAGGGTCTTGGGGAAAAAAATTGAGAGGACACCGGTCACCGTAGAAGTTCTACACAATATCATTGTGCTTTCCTTTCTTCTGTCTTAAAATAGTGAAACAGATAGATTCTTCCGGATGGTATGAATAGTCGGTTATTTTTTCACATAAATTGCGTGTGTTTGGGCTTGATGGTGACACTTATAATTTGTCAAGTTAGTTCTAATTCCACAAATGAAATTGTGGATAAGGTTATTACTTTAAACGATACAAATCATTTAATCCAATAAGCTGTTTTCCTCACGGTGTCTTTTCATTTATTAAGATCGCGCCATGTGAGTCGCCTCTTCCCAAATTTGAAAAGATAATACAATTTTCTTATGACAGAAACTAAATATACTCGTGAGTGTATTCTACTCGTTACATTGATACATATATAAAGTAAAAATCTAAAGAACCATTTCTTCCAACTCTAAGAAACAGATCTAATAAAAGAATAAATGAATAGTATTGGTGCTACATATTGATTATAGATTTAAGAGCGATTGGCAGTAGCACATTCCGGGGGCATGCCCTGTGAAAAACGTTTTTTGTCGGTACAATAGTTGTAAATCATGTAATTCTTTTGTACCCATCTCATCCTCTTTTGGTTCGTTGAGTCCAATTCCTGTGAAAACCATGCATTATTACCGGAGGCTTTAGATTTTGCGGCACAAGAAGAGGCAGTTGATGGAGTTGCAACACATGCGTTGGCGTTGAAGTTGCGGTAGGATGCGGTGAAGGGAGCATGGGACCAATCAGTTTTTACAAGACCTCCCCTTGTGGCCCAGTCGTCTGCGTTCCATAGACTGGAGTAAATCCTCATGGGTTGGTTCTTTGGGAAGGGAACGCCAATGGATTCTGAGTTCTTGAATTCTCTAATTGGAGTACCATCTACTGAGAAGCTGAGGAAGAGAAGAAACTTTGATCAGTTTCGATACATGAGTTTAACAAAGTGAACTTGCTGATATTGGAGATTTTAACTTACATAATACGTTGGGGATTCCAAAGGATAGAGTAAGTGTGAAAATCGGCAGTTGGGTCGAACCAGAGATGGAACTGTTGCTCTCTGTTCCCCTTTCCTTGGCTGAACACATTGGTGTGTAGAGTGTAAGGGTCTCCGCTAAGATTACCTAAGAACTCAAAGTCGATTTCATCGTGTGTTGGCCCTTGGGAAGACAACTGCATGCAGAAAAATTCATCGTAAGTAAGAAACTGCAAATAGTACTGAATATGGATTACGTTTCATGTATATGGAAATTGAGCTATGGGGAGGAGTGCTTACATAGTAGGCAGTGACAGTACCGGCAGAGTTTCCGGGTACAAGTTTAATTTGCATATCAATCTTGCCAAATAGGTATTCGTTCTTGGATTGAAAACCAGAACCCGAGGGTTTATCAAGTGAGAGAGTAAGAAGTTGTCCGTTATCGAGTATCTTACCACGACCATCACCCCAAGTGATATCCATATCGCGGTAGAAATTACCAGCAGCAGATGCAAGTACGATGGAACACGCCATTAGAGAAACCAACAAGTATAATTTTGAAACTGAACCCATTGTAAAGATTTAGATACAAGTCTAAAATAAATGatgttttagagattttagaaatTATAGAATACGAAATTTGAATGAGATAATTGGAGCTGTGTGTTGTTGTAAGAGaagcatcatcctccatggttttATAGCAGTGGTAGTGAAGGGTGTATTTCAGTGAGGAAGGTTGCCAGAAAAAACGAGTTATGAGTTGGACACAGTTGGTATACTTGTACTTGCTCCCCATACGCACACGCGGTTTTCAACGTATGGGCAATGGAGTTGATAGTGATAGTAAATCCTGGAGACAGGTTGTTTTCTTGTAGCCTTGTACTTATTTACTTTCGGCTAGTTGACCGTGACCCACCCCATAcaaattctttttctttgtttcaaCATAAAAGAAGTTATgaccacttggagaaatcgatttCAAAGTGACAGGCTGGCAGTAATTCAAAATCACCCGCCACACCGCTGCCAAAGTACCTTTCCTATCATACCACAAGGCTAATTCTCATCATCACTCATCAGACGTGTGGATCTTTACTTCCTTTTCAATTTATTCAGGTGGTCAGTTTAACAATACCACCATGTTTTGTCTTGCGACTAAGTTTCCAAAGGACTAAAACCATGGCCACCTTAAAACGCGTAACATCAAGTTTTTTCTACTCTGTAACACGGGCTCTCGGTGTATCTGGTGGAGTTCGGATGAAATTCTCCGCACTTAAACATGAGACTTTTTACTACTGTATTTTAGTTTTAGCTCAAAACAAGAGACGCTTATCTATAATTAGGCTGTGTTTTTGTTGactctttcttttttctgttaGGTGTTACTAAATGTTGATCCTACTAAGAAATTGTACGAGATTTTGTTGGTAGAATTTTAACTCGCGAAATTGGGGTATAAACAGATTAATTGTGGTAtaccaaataaaacaaaataaaatcattagTAAGTGAAGTCGAAAGCTCATTAGccaaatatttttttaaagatgGTTAAATTATTCTAGGTGTTTAGCATTAATTCAAATTTATGAATCTTGTTAGAAAAATGTAAATCTGACAAAAGCTAATTGTTTTCGTTAGTTTTAATTTATGAATTTTGTTAGAAAAAGTTTTTTAATTCTTTTGGGTTTTGTAAATTTCGTAACGAAAACGAATTACTCTAATCAAACATTTCTAAGGATGGAATTGGACATGGTTTTGTTGGTTTAATTCGTTAAATGATCACggaattcaaattctcaaaattcagTTTATGAAAAGTCGGTATGCTCGACTGAAAAAAAGCACACCGACTATGCATTTTCAAAATTCAGTcaatgaaaagtcggcatgctccACTAAAACAAAGCATGCCGACCAAATATAGGTCTTCGCATTTACAGTCGTCATGGTCAAAAATGCATCACATTGACGACTATCTATTAGTCatcatcttatttttccaaaaccatgaCGACCAATAACAAAATTCTTCACAGAAAAAGTTGTTTCATGGGATTTATTAATCGTCAAGGTTTATCTTTTCAAAACCTGACGACTATTCATATTACATCACTGGTCGTTAAGGTTTAGGGatgaagaccatgatgacccTGTAAACGTTACTTTCAAAAATAAAAGTCCTTGAAAAGTCGTCACGTTATTCATCCAACAATCTTGACgattaaaaataaatatgaaaagtcgtcatgctCGACCAATAAATACCATGATGACCGTAACTGCAGTTCAACAATTCCAAATTTTCTGACCTAATATACCGTTCAAACAACAAAACAAAGTATTAGATAGAATTTAAATGAATTAatcaacaataaaaaaataattaatcgaCAAACTTTTTTCATTTGAAAACGATGAAATATAGAGGAGAAAGGAATTGGCCACCGAATAGATGatgaaagagaaggaaaagaataagGTTTAGATCTAAAACTAAAAAGAAAGTAGTTTTAGTTATTATTAGGGGAAGAGTAATTGCGTAACTTTACGCACATTAACTGCCCCTTAGTCTACTATTATGGCTAGGAACAAAATTAGTGTATACACAAATCTCGCGAGTGAATTTAACCTGGATAATTTTGGAATATGCCTTTTATTTGGGGCCTATTAAATTTTTCTCACATCCAAAAACTAGGTTTGGGGTGAGTAAACCGAGTAAAAATATCAAACTACTCTCTAATTATCACTAACTCTAATTACTATAAATAAAAAACtctttctattttcatcacttttctctaaactaaaaaaaattaaaatcttaatCAAAAAAAACTTTCCATTTCCATCAAATCTTTCCAAAAAATCCTTTCTAATTTCAAAAACAAACTTCTATTTCCATCTGTCGATTTATTTAAGGTAATTTTTCATCAACCCGACCTATCAATATCATCGATTTTCATTGATTTTCACATCTTAAATTCGATTTTTGCAaattcaaatttctgaaaactacCCAGAATCGGTGGATGTAGATCCGCCATATCGACGAGTTAATTGTTCTTCGTGTCCGTGAAGATCATGCAGCAGAATCGGTTCATAAGGTACGTCTACAAATATCGATTCTTTTGATGTTCTTCGTATCTAAATAAGATTACCAAAATCGGTTTATCTGTTGCTTTAACATCAACCGATTACATCGTACATTTTCTTTTTGGATTTTGTGCTGAGTTAATCGGTTCTTATACACGTggcttatctaccgattatgtttatTAGTCTTTTGAGTTTCCCACATTAGATATAATATTCATGTCTTATCTACCGATTCATAGGGTTTCAGTTTTCTGTAGGTTTTTCTAGGACAGAATAAATTTATATATATGTGTCTTATCTACCAATTCTTTGGATTACATTTTTCAAGAGTTTCATATGTAGTGAATCTGTTGCTTCGCAGAAGTCTAATCTACCGATTGTGTTTTGAATTTACTTTTTTTAGTTACGGATTTCAGTCCATTtgaactttttcttcttcttgagatATCTAACAAAATTATGTTGAGAGGAAACCAAATATAATATATAGAAGCATGTACAAGTTCTACTTTGGTAGGAAGACCAAATTGGATCAACCATTGGCACTGGCTGGCAAGATTGCATATAAAAAACTCATTTAACTTTTCAGATTTTCCAGAAAAATGAGGAATGAAATTACACGTCGGAGGAGATATGATAAAGAGATGAATGCTCTGTGTTCAGAAACATACATTGTTTTAAAACTTAAATCGATTTATGAACTTGATGCACTTATAGTTTTAAATATGGTATATAATGGGTCTATGTACAAGTACATAATTGGTCCTATGACTATACCTATGAACTGGTCTCTGCATTTCATCCTAGAATCGGTTTTTGTAAATATTCGTATAATCCAATTCTTCAAGCCTTAAAAAATGTCAGTTTTCTGTAGTTTTTTCTAGACAGTCGGATTACATGTGCAGCAATATGAACCAATTCTGGCCGGtggaaagtatatatatatatatttcaaagaTACGTTCGGTAAATATTGACAACTATAAGGATCGATTCTGTTTGGCATCAATACTTCTTCGATCTTTAAGGGCATTCAAGAGAGCCGACTGTGCCCAATGATTTCACAGTTTTCCAAAAACTAGCCACTGAGTTTCCGTCCATATAAAAGGGACCTCTTTCCCATACCCTATTTGGCCCAAACTTGCGCATTCACTCTTACTTCAGCCACAACTCAAACAACAAATAATTACTTTCATATACTCTACGGATACACATTTCAAACCAATATTAACTTATTCAAAAattcttaatgaactatgaaAAAAATCGTCAGAAAAAACCACCAGACACAAAACCAAACCAAAAGTGGGACCCACCAAAAAACTGTGAGATAATTGTGAATTCGGTTTTTGCGTGGTTCATAAGCTCGGTCTGTCCAGAaacactgtaatttttttttagcttttcaaAAGTTGAAAAGTATCTCCTGGGCCTACGATATTTTCCTTTTGCCATACCACGTGGACTGGCAAATGTGTTTCCCCAATATTGTAAAGATGacaatttttttataaaatagcATTGTATTTAGTTGTGTTAGGTTAGGTGAAAttcttattaataaaaaaaaatctatttgcgTGAGTCTGTTGAGAGTCTTAAGAAATTAAATATTAGAATCACATTAGAGTGGTGAGAAAATAGgacataaatttttttaaaatataaaataaatatccGAAACAAGA includes the following:
- the LOC113289075 gene encoding probable xyloglucan endotransglucosylase/hydrolase protein 23; the protein is MGSVSKLYLLVSLMACSIVLASAAGNFYRDMDITWGDGRGKILDNGQLLTLSLDKPSGSGFQSKNEYLFGKIDMQIKLVPGNSAGTVTAYYLSSQGPTHDEIDFEFLGNLSGDPYTLHTNVFSQGKGNREQQFHLWFDPTADFHTYSILWNPQRIIFSVDGTPIREFKNSESIGVPFPKNQPMRIYSSLWNADDWATRGGLVKTDWSHAPFTASYRNFNANACVATPSTASSCAAKSKASGNNAWFSQELDSTNQKRMRWVQKNYMIYNYCTDKKRFSQGMPPECATANRS